ATCCCGACTTCACATCGCGCATCGCGTCCCCACCGCGGATGAACGGCCAGCGGCCCGGCAGCGGCGGTTCCGGCTGGGCGTCCAACGCCGTGTACAGCGGGTGGATCGGAAAACCCTCATAGGTCGGCGAATCCAGGAGCTGCTCGGGGGCCGGGCCGAGTTCGGCGGGATCCTTCCGCTTGGCCTTGGCCAACACCGAGGCAACCGCGGTGCGCCACTGTTCGCGATCCGACTCCGATACCACGGACGTATCTGAGGACACGGTTTCTCCTGTTGTCGCTGCGATGTGCGCTCATCAGGCTAAATGATCAGTTCCGGCTGCTGATCGGTGGGCTGGCGACGCGCGGGTCCGGCGAGCCGATGGCACCGTCCGGCTGCCCGTACTGTTGATTGATGTGAACACCGCCGTCAGCACGATGCGGGCGCTGCGGGCCGCGCTGATCACGACGGCGCGGTCGGTGCCGCCACCGCGCCTGGCGGCCCTCGTCGCCACGATTGTGATCCTCGTCGCAGTCGTGGTGTTGGTGCCGCTGCCGACGGCGGTGCAGCTGCGGGACTGGGCCCGGTCGGTGGGGCCGTGGTTTCCGCTGGCGTTTCTGGGCGCCCACATCGTGGTGACGGTGTTCCCGTTCCCGCGCACCGCATTCACCTTGGCCGCGGGTCTGTTGTTCGGCCCGGCGCTCGGTATTCCGCTGACGGTGGCGGCGGCCTCGATCAGCGCGGTGCTGGCGCTGCTGCTGGTGCGGGCGGCCGGCTGGCAGCTGAGCCGGCTGGTGCCGCATCCGCGCGTCGACTCGCTCGACGCCCGGCTTCGCGAGCGCGGCTGGCCGACGGTGCTGTCGATGCGGCTGATTCCGGCGGTGCCGTTCTCGGTGCTCAACTACGCGGCCGGGGCGTCGGCGGTGCGGGTGCTGCCGTACACCGTCGCCACCGTGGTGGGCCTGCTGCCCGGCACCGCGGCGGTGGTGCTGCTCGGCGATGCGCTGACCGGGCGGGTCAGCCCGGCGCTGGTCGCGGTGTCGACGATCACCGCGCTCGTCGGTGTAAGCGGGCTGGTTTACGAGGTGCGCCGCAACCGCCGGCCCCGGCCGGCGCCGGACGCCGAACCGGTCGTCACCGGTTGACCGGCGGCCCCTGCACCGTCAGCGCGGCGTAGAGCGCCAGAAACGATGCGGCCGGCACCATGTTGACCGCCTTGTCCCGCACCCGCAGGTGGGCACCGAGCGCCAGCACGAAGTACAGCGTCAGCATCGCGGTGGTGAGCCGGGCCAGCCGGGGGTGACGCGGCACTGACGCCAGCCCGACCGTGGAGGCGGCCTTCGCGGCGACCATCACCCAGCGCAGCTGCGGCGGCACCCGCAGGTCGTTGAGCGCCTTGGCGATCGGCGGCACCGGGATCGCGCAGGCGACCGCGTCGCCGGCCTGGAACGCCGCCAGCGCCTGGTAGAGCCGGGCCCGGTTCACTGACCGGTCCCCGGCGGAGGGGCGGCGTGCCCGGGATCGTCGTGCTGCGGATATGCCGGCACCGGGTTCGCGGCCGGGCCGGGCGCGATGGTGCTCGGGGGCGTGATCTGCCGCGGCGCCCCGTAGGCCGGTCCGTCGACCGGGGTGCGCGCCTCGGCCTCGGCGTCGGCGACGGCCTGCGCGATCGTCGGGTCGGTGCTGGTGTCGAACCAGTCGGCGACCTCGTCGGAGTCGTCCTCGGGTTTGGGCAGGTCCTCCTCCACCGGCGACGGGGTGTAGCGGAACGCCCCGTCCTCCCCCGGCGCGCCGAGCATCTTGGCGAACCCCTGCAGCGCGTTGCCGAAATCGCTGGGCACGATCCACACCTTGTTCGCCTCGCCCCGAGCGATATGCGGCAATGTCTGCAGGTACTGGTAGGCCAGCAGTTCCGGAGTGGGCCGACCGGCCTTGATCGCCGCGAAGGTCTTCTCGATGGCCTTGGCCGTGCCCTGCGCCTGCAGGTACGCGGCGGCCCGTTCGCCCTGGGCGCGCAGGATGCGCGACTGCCGCTCGGCCTCGGCGGCCAGGATCGCGGCCTGCTTGGCGCCCTCGGCGGCCAGGATCTGCGCCTGCTTCTGTCCCTCGGCCTGTTTGATCGCCGACTCGCGCGAACCCTCGGCGGTCAAGATCATCGCGCGCTTCTCGCGGTCGGCGCGCATCTGTTTCTCCATTGAATCCTGGATTGACGGCGGCGGGTCGATGCTGCGCAGCTCGACCCGGTTGACCCGGATCCCCCATCGGGTGGTCGCCTCGTCGAGCACCCCGCGCAGCGCGCGGTTGATCTCGTCGCGCGACGTCAGGGTCTGCTCCAGGGTCATGCCGCCGACCAGGTTGCGCAGCGTGGTCATGGTCAGCTGTTCCACGCCGACGATGTAGTTGCTGATGTTGTAGACCGCCGCCTGCGGGTCGATCACCGCGAAGTACACCACCGTGTCGATCTGCACGGTCAGGTTGTCCTCGGTGATCACCGGCTGCGGCGGGAACGACACCACCCGCTCACGCAGGTCGACCCGCGCCCGGATCCGGTCGATGAACGGCACCAGCACCGTCAGCGTTCCGGACACCGTGCGGCTGTAGCGGCCCAGCCGCTCGATCACCGCGGCCTCGGCCTGCGGGATCAGCGCGATCGACTTGGCCACGATGATGGCGGCGAACACCACCAGCACGAACAACACGGTCAGACCTGCGGCCACCTTCGCCCCTCCTTAGTTCGGTGCCGACGTGTCAGCTGAGTTTCTGTACGACGGCGATGGCGCCGTCGATCCGCACCACCGTCACCTGGTCCCCCGGTTCGTACACATCGGTGTCGTGCATGGGCCGCGCGGTCCACACCTCGCCGTCGAGTTTGATCTGTCCCTCGTGGCGGGTGATCCGCTCGAGCACCTGCGCGCTCTTGCCCTCCAACGCCTTGATCGGATCGATGTGCCCGGGCCCGGAGTGCATCCGTCGCCGCAGCGCGGGTCGGACCAGCACCAACAGCAACACCGACACCACCGCGAACACCGCGCCGTGGATCCACAGCTGATCGAAGACCAGGCTCGACCCCGCCGCAGCCAGCGCACCGCCGGCGAGCATGAGCAGAAACAAGTCGCCGGTGAGCGCCTCCGCGCCGGCCAGGGCCAGGGCGGCGATGAGCCAGATCAGCGCAACGGGCATACCCGTAGCCTATAGGCACGAGACGGGTTACCGAGTCGGTAAACAACTAGACTCGACCACCATGTGGTGCCCCAGTGTCTCGTTGTCGGTCTGGGCCAACGCCTGGCTAGCCGGCGTGGCCGCACCCGACGATGTGCTGGATGCGCTTTCCCACTGGGCACCAAAACATTCCGTCGCCGCCTACGACTCGGTGGCGGCCGGGCACACCGGCCTGCCGTGGCCGGACATGCCCGACACCGGCACCGTCGGACTGTTGCAGACGCTGCGCACCGCGGCCGGCCCGGCATCCGCACCCCCGCTGACGGTCGCGTTACCGGTGCCCGGTGATGTCCGGGGGCTGCCGGCCGGTACCCAGTTCCAGCGCGATGCGCTGGAGGCCGGCGAGGCGGTGATCGTCACCAACCGGCAGTCCGGCACCGCGATCGGCCTGGTGCCCGATTACGAGTACCCGGACGACGACCCCGACACCGAACCGTCGGGCCTGTCGTGGACGGTGTACTCCGCGCCCGGCCCGGCCGCCCCGCTGCACCTCGACCTCGGCGAGGCCGAGTACGCCATGCGGTCGGCGGTGCGCTCGGCCGCCGAGACGCTCTCCGCCCTGCACGCCGACGCCGTCGCCTCCGGTATCGAAGATCCCCGGGGCCTGGTCGAGCGGGCAGTGGAATCCCAACGGCGGCACCCGATTCCGCCGCACGCCCCGACCCGCGCGCTGCGGGTGCTGGAGAACGCGGCGAACGTCGACGCCATCCTGACGGTGAGCGCGGAGTTGATTCCGAGCGGGCTGACCAGTGCGGCCGACATCCGCGCCGCCGGCGACGTGCTGCGGCCGTTGGCTCAGGTGGTGCGCTCGGCGCGGCTCGCCGCGATCGAGGCGATCCTGGCCTCGGCCTGGCGGGCGTGATCAGCCGCAGGCCGTCGTACACAGCCCGCCGTTGACCGAGAACCCTTGCAGTGGCGGCTGATTCGCTGCTGGGACCCGTGCGGGTGAACGTCCGGCGCGCAATTCGTCGATGAGATCCGCGGCCACCTCCGCCAGATCGGCGTTGGGGGTGGCCGCCCGGGCGAACGCGATCCCGGCGCGCTCGGCCTGTTCGCGCAGTTCGTGGTCGAGGTCCCACACCACCTCGATGTGGTCGGCGACGAATCCGATCGGGCAGACCACGACCGCCGTTGTTCCCGAATCCGTAAGGGCGGCAAGGTGATCGGCGACATCGGGCTCGAGCCAGGGCACCTGCGGCGGACCGGACCGGGACTGCCACACCTGGTCGTAGTCGTCGTAGCCGGCCGCCGCGGCCACCAACCGGCAGGCATGGGCCACCTGGCGCGCGTAGAGGTCCTCGCCGCAGCGGGACCGGGCGCGCTGCGGGATCGAGTGCGCGGTGAACACCAGCCGCGCCCCGGCGGGCACGGTGGCCGCCGCGGCGGTGACCGCGTCGGCGAACATCCGCACGAACAGCGGGTGGTCGTAGTACTGGCGCAGTTTGATCAGCTCCGGCGCCGCCGCACCGGCGGCCCGCCGGGCGCGGGCGATGTCCTCGTTGTACTGCACGCAGCCCGAGTAGCCGCCCCAGGCCGAGGTGGCGAACACCGCGGCGCGCCGGACGCCGTCGTCGCGCATGGCGGCCACGGTGTCCTCGACGTACGGCTCCCAGTTGCGGTTGCCGAAGTACACCGGCAGGTCGACGCGCCCGCGTAGTCGCTCGATCAGCGCGCGGTTGATGCCGTTGATCGGCGACACCCCGCCGAAGTGCAGATAGTGCTCGGCGACCTCGACGAGCCGCTCGCGCGGCACCCCGCGGCCCCGGGTGACGTTCTCCAGGAACGGCATCACCTGCTCGGGACCCTCCGGGCCGCCGAACGACAGCACCAGGACGGCGTCGAGTTCGGTCGGCGCGAGCGGCTCGGGCGACACCGGGCTACAGCAACTGGGTGCTGGCGCCGCCGTCGGCGTAGATGACGGTTCCGGTGGTCGCCGGCAGCCAGTCCGACAGCAGCGCGCACACGGTCTTGGCCACCGGGGTCGGATCCTTCATGTTCCAGCCGACCGGGGCCCGCTGATCCCAGCCCTCCTCGAGCAGCCTGATCTGCTGCTGGGTCTCCTCGCCGAGCGCGCCGCCGACGATCGCGCTCATCGCCAGCGTGCGGATCGGGCCCGCCGCAACCAGATTCGAGCGCACCCCGTACGGCCCGGCCTCGCGGGCGACGAACCGGTTGATCGACTCGAGCGCGCTCTTGGCGACGGTCATCCAGTTGTAGGCCGGCATCGCCCGGCTGGGGTCGAAGTCCATGCCGACGATGCTGCCGCCGCGGTTCATGATGGGCAGCAGCGCCTTGGCCAGCGCGGCGTAGGAGTACGCCGAGATGTGGATGCCCTTCGACACGTCCTCGTACGGCGCGTCGAGGAACGGGCTGAGCCCCATGCCGGACTGCGGCATGAACCCGATCGAGTGCACCACGCCGTCGAGCTTGTTGCCCTCGCCGATCTCGGCGGTGACCCGCTCGGCGAGGGTGTCGAGGTGCTCCTGGTTCTGCACGTCGAGCTCGAGCAGCGGTGCGGGCTTGGGCAGCCGGTCGACGATGCGCTGGATCAGCCGCAGCCGGTCGTAGCCGGTGAGCACCAGCTCCGCGCCCGCCTCCTGGGCGACCTTGGCGATGTGGAACGCGATCGAGCTGTCGGTGATGATGCCCGTGACCAGAATGCGCTTGCCTTCAAGCAGACCTGTCATCTCAAAAAAGTCCTATCCGTCCTAGTGACCCATACCCATGCCGCCGTCGACCGGGATCACGGCGCCGGCGATGTAGCCGGCGTCCTCCGAGGCGAGGAAGCTGACCACCCCGGCGACCTCCTCGGCGGTGCCGATGCGCTTGGCCGGGATGAAGTCCAGCGCGCCCTGCTGGATCCGCTCGTCGAGCGCCTGCGTCATCTCGGTGTCGATGTAGCCGGGCGCCACCACATTGGCGGTGACGTTGACCTTCGACAGCTCCCGGGAGATCGAGCGGGCCATGCCGATCAGGCCGGCCTTGGCGGCGGCGTAGTTGGCCTGGTTGCCGATGCCCCACATGCCCGACACCGATCCGATGAAGATCAGCCGGCCGAACTTGTTGCGCTGCATGTTGCGGCAGGCCCGCTGCGCCACCCGGAACGCGCCGGTGAGGTTGGTGTTGATGACCTCGTTGAACCGCTCCTCGGTCATCCGCATCAGGAACGCGTCCTTGGAGATGCCGGCGTTGGCCACCACCACCTCGACCGGGCCCTGATGCTCCTCGACCTGCTTGAAAGCGCGGTCCACCGAGGCGTTGTCGGTCACGTCGCACTCGACGGCGAACACGCCCTCGACCGGAATCCCGGAGCCGCGGTGGGTCGCGGCGACCTTGTGCCCGTCGGCGGCCAGCCGCTTGGTGATGGCCAGGCCGATGCCCCGGTTGCCACCGGTCACCAGCACGGATCGGGGCACGAACGGCGGGCGGATCGGCTTGGCGGTCTCGGCGGGGTTCTCGGTCGCGGTCACTTGTTGCTCCTCAGCGCTGCCATGCCCGCCAACTTAATGCCTGACCTGCCGCGAACCGAAATCGGCTCCCACCGGCGACGGCTCGTCCCGCGGATTCGCCTAGGTCGGCAGCCGCCGGTTGATCAGCAGTGCCGCCAGCGCGGCCACCGCCAGGATCAGCGCGCCCAGCCGCAGCCATCCGACGCTGGCGTCGCCCCTGATGGTCTCGTAGCCGATCTGATCCTGCAGGTTCGCGTAGACCTCGCGCAGCTGCTCGAGGCTGGACGCGGTATACGCCTC
The window above is part of the Mycolicibacterium hassiacum DSM 44199 genome. Proteins encoded here:
- a CDS encoding TVP38/TMEM64 family protein, with the translated sequence MNTAVSTMRALRAALITTARSVPPPRLAALVATIVILVAVVVLVPLPTAVQLRDWARSVGPWFPLAFLGAHIVVTVFPFPRTAFTLAAGLLFGPALGIPLTVAAASISAVLALLLVRAAGWQLSRLVPHPRVDSLDARLRERGWPTVLSMRLIPAVPFSVLNYAAGASAVRVLPYTVATVVGLLPGTAAVVLLGDALTGRVSPALVAVSTITALVGVSGLVYEVRRNRRPRPAPDAEPVVTG
- a CDS encoding DoxX family protein; this encodes MNRARLYQALAAFQAGDAVACAIPVPPIAKALNDLRVPPQLRWVMVAAKAASTVGLASVPRHPRLARLTTAMLTLYFVLALGAHLRVRDKAVNMVPAASFLALYAALTVQGPPVNR
- a CDS encoding SPFH domain-containing protein, whose amino-acid sequence is MAAGLTVLFVLVVFAAIIVAKSIALIPQAEAAVIERLGRYSRTVSGTLTVLVPFIDRIRARVDLRERVVSFPPQPVITEDNLTVQIDTVVYFAVIDPQAAVYNISNYIVGVEQLTMTTLRNLVGGMTLEQTLTSRDEINRALRGVLDEATTRWGIRVNRVELRSIDPPPSIQDSMEKQMRADREKRAMILTAEGSRESAIKQAEGQKQAQILAAEGAKQAAILAAEAERQSRILRAQGERAAAYLQAQGTAKAIEKTFAAIKAGRPTPELLAYQYLQTLPHIARGEANKVWIVPSDFGNALQGFAKMLGAPGEDGAFRYTPSPVEEDLPKPEDDSDEVADWFDTSTDPTIAQAVADAEAEARTPVDGPAYGAPRQITPPSTIAPGPAANPVPAYPQHDDPGHAAPPPGTGQ
- a CDS encoding NfeD family protein, which produces MPVALIWLIAALALAGAEALTGDLFLLMLAGGALAAAGSSLVFDQLWIHGAVFAVVSVLLLVLVRPALRRRMHSGPGHIDPIKALEGKSAQVLERITRHEGQIKLDGEVWTARPMHDTDVYEPGDQVTVVRIDGAIAVVQKLS
- a CDS encoding ferrochelatase, which gives rise to MPFLENVTRGRGVPRERLVEVAEHYLHFGGVSPINGINRALIERLRGRVDLPVYFGNRNWEPYVEDTVAAMRDDGVRRAAVFATSAWGGYSGCVQYNEDIARARRAAGAAAPELIKLRQYYDHPLFVRMFADAVTAAAATVPAGARLVFTAHSIPQRARSRCGEDLYARQVAHACRLVAAAAGYDDYDQVWQSRSGPPQVPWLEPDVADHLAALTDSGTTAVVVCPIGFVADHIEVVWDLDHELREQAERAGIAFARAATPNADLAEVAADLIDELRAGRSPARVPAANQPPLQGFSVNGGLCTTACG
- the inhA gene encoding NADH-dependent enoyl-ACP reductase InhA gives rise to the protein MTGLLEGKRILVTGIITDSSIAFHIAKVAQEAGAELVLTGYDRLRLIQRIVDRLPKPAPLLELDVQNQEHLDTLAERVTAEIGEGNKLDGVVHSIGFMPQSGMGLSPFLDAPYEDVSKGIHISAYSYAALAKALLPIMNRGGSIVGMDFDPSRAMPAYNWMTVAKSALESINRFVAREAGPYGVRSNLVAAGPIRTLAMSAIVGGALGEETQQQIRLLEEGWDQRAPVGWNMKDPTPVAKTVCALLSDWLPATTGTVIYADGGASTQLL
- the fabG gene encoding 3-oxoacyl-ACP reductase FabG, translated to MTATENPAETAKPIRPPFVPRSVLVTGGNRGIGLAITKRLAADGHKVAATHRGSGIPVEGVFAVECDVTDNASVDRAFKQVEEHQGPVEVVVANAGISKDAFLMRMTEERFNEVINTNLTGAFRVAQRACRNMQRNKFGRLIFIGSVSGMWGIGNQANYAAAKAGLIGMARSISRELSKVNVTANVVAPGYIDTEMTQALDERIQQGALDFIPAKRIGTAEEVAGVVSFLASEDAGYIAGAVIPVDGGMGMGH